One genomic window of Leptospira paudalimensis includes the following:
- a CDS encoding TetR/AcrR family transcriptional regulator: MKKEPTKLRLLAVSRNLFLKQGYSETGLNQIVDEAKTVKASLYQHFSSKEELGKEVLKIYSDENLNLLKTLMKRNPKPLDFIKAWVRILSREARMSQLFGCGMANFRAQINSEEVHIRSEIERIANQTIECLSEFLQNSIQNGYISKKVDPHSLAKQLFIVYEGVLQSYRLLDDKKSLDELYKIAENLIPISE, from the coding sequence ATGAAGAAGGAACCGACAAAATTACGTCTCTTGGCTGTCAGCCGAAACCTTTTTCTAAAACAAGGGTATTCCGAAACTGGTTTGAACCAAATTGTTGATGAGGCAAAAACGGTGAAGGCAAGTTTGTACCAACATTTTTCGTCAAAGGAAGAGTTGGGAAAAGAAGTCCTCAAAATTTATTCGGACGAAAATTTAAATTTACTCAAAACCTTAATGAAACGAAATCCAAAACCTTTAGACTTCATCAAAGCTTGGGTGCGAATCCTTTCCAGGGAAGCTCGGATGTCACAATTATTTGGATGTGGAATGGCAAATTTTCGTGCGCAAATCAATTCAGAAGAAGTTCACATTCGTTCTGAAATTGAAAGGATAGCCAACCAAACGATTGAATGTTTATCTGAATTTCTGCAAAACTCAATCCAAAATGGTTATATTTCTAAGAAAGTGGATCCTCATTCACTCGCAAAACAGTTGTTTATTGTTTATGAAGGTGTATTACAGAGTTACCGACTATTAGATGATAAAAAATCATTGGATGAACTTTATAAAATCGCTGAAAACTTAATCCCTATCTCAGAATGA
- a CDS encoding TonB-dependent receptor, which produces MGSVSIFAEGNLEVSIQIVKSNSGKPVPNAVVISKKGKTSGISNAEGIAKLQFPEPGYYEIKVSTADRTESLFREVRFKGQVILVSISEANLSGIVVSGERDKTPLSRYGLVQDEIKRLPGVSGDSLKALQTVPGVVIGAPVGILPSVFTNIGTNLLTGNPYSNSERGDLSLRGGGTRQNQYYFDGFPLPYPFHLGNQSSVLNNNLIKSFDVYTGAFPAKYGYATGGIIAIEGTDRVDENKTIINVNLFLSDIYNQTKVLPGLAMISSGRKNYPNLVLLQAYPQGIPDDAKFAEYHDYQWKLIWDVHSDHRITFQTFGTRDRQAYTKAQADLERGGGDPRPPTGLDRMFRTDGVRYVWKGKSFRNTLSYSRTWFDEFFELRFTNPLTAENIFGLQNRTSDTITYVQNSFEWELWEEHLKFEAGVQGRFRETTLKGENISSYNRLFYNIFNDLLNSNAAFRSVIDGDRIRYREKSAYAEFQLKYGGFRFTPGARVDNYSGSNESNLAPRITAGYVFDSTKTSIMAGHGIHYNAPVSVEALSKKSGNPNLFMERAEHNSLGISQEFANNWQIKIEGFRNIFQNIIVPDAYIVDPYALNNDTRIFVNETAKVLANPITPKNLNYSNAGYGYSEGVEIFLKKTRDPREQSGLFGWISYTNSITKRINNQSRLTSDETRNRTLQNNSRTLLAQTKLGTNYINYYDDNNLEIIYNNDKQELYDLDRTHILNLVFGYKFNPEWMIGGRLRYFSGTPYTPITGATRASQAATFGLNLYFPNYSGNYNSDRFLPFHQFDLRIDRIENYSWGYINTYIEFVNFYGRRNQAGFEFDNTKNYQRNQNPSPTYDTVNSPYIVSQTPNGKMAIIPLINIGMEVRF; this is translated from the coding sequence ATGGGATCAGTTTCGATTTTTGCAGAAGGAAATTTAGAAGTTTCGATCCAAATTGTAAAATCCAATTCCGGGAAACCAGTTCCAAATGCAGTAGTGATATCGAAAAAAGGAAAAACGAGTGGTATCTCAAATGCGGAAGGGATCGCCAAACTACAGTTTCCTGAACCAGGTTATTATGAGATTAAGGTTTCCACTGCTGATAGAACCGAATCTTTATTCCGTGAAGTTCGTTTCAAAGGACAAGTGATTCTAGTTTCGATTTCGGAGGCAAATCTCTCTGGAATCGTGGTGAGTGGTGAAAGGGATAAAACTCCACTCTCTCGGTATGGCCTTGTCCAAGATGAAATCAAACGTTTACCAGGAGTTTCTGGAGATTCCTTAAAAGCCTTACAAACTGTTCCTGGTGTTGTGATTGGTGCACCAGTTGGAATTTTACCATCTGTATTTACCAATATCGGAACCAATTTACTCACTGGAAATCCATACTCCAATAGTGAAAGGGGAGACTTGTCCTTACGAGGTGGAGGAACTAGACAAAACCAATACTATTTTGATGGGTTCCCACTTCCTTATCCTTTCCATTTGGGCAACCAATCCTCTGTATTAAATAATAATTTAATCAAATCATTTGATGTGTATACAGGTGCTTTTCCAGCAAAGTATGGTTATGCGACTGGCGGAATCATTGCCATTGAAGGTACTGATCGAGTGGATGAGAATAAAACCATCATCAATGTAAATTTATTTTTATCTGATATATATAACCAAACAAAAGTATTACCTGGTCTTGCCATGATCAGTTCTGGGCGAAAAAATTATCCCAACTTAGTTCTTCTACAAGCGTACCCACAAGGGATTCCTGATGATGCCAAATTTGCTGAATACCATGATTACCAATGGAAACTCATTTGGGATGTTCATTCAGACCATCGAATCACATTCCAAACATTTGGAACTAGGGATAGACAAGCATATACAAAAGCACAGGCCGATTTAGAACGTGGTGGCGGAGACCCACGACCACCGACTGGCCTTGACCGAATGTTCCGAACAGATGGAGTGCGTTATGTTTGGAAAGGAAAATCGTTTCGAAATACATTATCTTATTCACGTACATGGTTTGATGAATTTTTTGAACTTCGATTCACAAATCCTCTCACAGCTGAAAATATTTTCGGATTACAAAATAGAACCTCTGATACCATCACTTACGTACAAAATTCATTTGAGTGGGAATTATGGGAGGAACACTTAAAATTTGAAGCAGGTGTTCAGGGTCGATTTCGTGAGACCACTTTAAAAGGTGAAAATATTTCGTCTTACAACCGTTTGTTTTACAATATCTTTAACGACTTGTTGAATTCCAATGCTGCGTTTCGTTCTGTGATCGATGGTGATCGAATTCGTTATCGTGAAAAGTCTGCCTATGCCGAATTTCAATTGAAGTATGGTGGGTTTCGTTTCACACCTGGTGCACGGGTAGACAATTATTCGGGAAGCAATGAGAGTAATTTAGCACCTAGAATTACTGCCGGTTATGTATTTGATTCAACGAAAACAAGTATTATGGCTGGGCATGGTATCCATTATAATGCTCCTGTTTCCGTGGAAGCCTTATCAAAAAAATCTGGGAATCCAAATTTATTCATGGAGAGAGCAGAGCATAATTCTTTGGGAATCAGCCAAGAATTTGCAAACAATTGGCAAATTAAAATCGAAGGTTTTCGGAATATATTCCAAAACATCATTGTTCCGGATGCTTATATAGTTGATCCTTATGCACTCAATAATGATACACGTATCTTTGTAAATGAAACTGCAAAAGTTCTAGCCAACCCCATTACTCCTAAAAATTTAAATTACTCTAACGCTGGTTATGGGTATTCTGAAGGAGTAGAGATTTTTTTAAAGAAAACAAGAGACCCAAGAGAACAATCAGGTTTGTTTGGATGGATTTCCTATACCAATTCGATCACAAAACGAATCAATAACCAATCGAGACTTACAAGTGATGAGACTAGGAATCGAACCTTACAAAACAACTCTAGAACCTTATTGGCACAAACAAAACTTGGTACCAATTACATAAATTATTATGATGATAATAATTTGGAGATCATCTACAATAATGACAAACAAGAATTGTACGACCTCGACAGAACTCATATTCTAAACTTAGTTTTCGGCTATAAATTTAATCCAGAATGGATGATTGGTGGACGCCTTCGTTATTTTTCTGGAACTCCATACACTCCCATAACAGGAGCTACACGAGCAAGCCAGGCAGCAACATTTGGGCTCAATCTATATTTTCCTAATTATTCAGGAAATTATAATAGTGATCGTTTTTTACCATTCCACCAATTTGATTTGCGAATTGACCGCATTGAAAACTATTCATGGGGTTATATTAATACTTACATTGAATTTGTGAATTTTTATGGTAGGAGGAACCAAGCGGGTTTCGAATTTGATAATACTAAAAATTACCAACGAAACCAAAATCCAAGTCCCACTTATGATACAGTGAACTCTCCTTACATTGTATCCCAAACACCCAATGGAAAAATGGCCATCATTCCTCTAATCAATATAGGAATGGAGGTAAGATTTTGA
- the ilvD gene encoding dihydroxy-acid dehydratase: MSLNRYSRVLTQDESLPASQAMIIGSGVPYEDLNKPFIGIGSTGFDGNPCNMHLTTLAALQKKSVIDTKQMVGLLFNTIGVSDGITNGNDGMRFSLPSREIIADSIETISGAHFYDGIIFTAGCDKNMPGAIMAMARLNRPAIMVYGGTINGGHFKGEKLNIVSAFEAYGKKINGKISEEDFKEVIKNSCPGPGACGGMYTANTMATAIEVMGMSLPYSSSSPARSEEKKKECQEIGKYMYNLLEKDIKPSDIITPKSILNALRVITILGGSTNAALHMIAIARTMGINLDLDQIQKVTDTTPLLADMKPSGKYLMEDLFAIGGTPAIMKFMLKEGMLDGSCMTVTGKTIAENLESLPDLPKDQDLLRPVSNPIKKEGHIQVLYGNIAKKGAVAKITGHEGEMFEGKAICFDSEVEANEGIRDGKVKPGHVVVIRYVGPKGGPGMPEMLKPTSAIIGAGLGDNVALITDGRFSGGSHGFVVGHITPEAMEGGEIALVENGDVISIDARTNKLDVKVSAEELEKRRAKWKKPPYRVTSGYLWKYIQMVKDASTGCLTDR; this comes from the coding sequence ATGAGTTTGAATCGATACAGCCGCGTTTTAACCCAAGATGAATCTCTCCCAGCATCCCAAGCCATGATCATTGGTTCAGGTGTACCATACGAAGATTTAAACAAACCTTTTATAGGTATTGGTAGTACAGGTTTTGATGGGAATCCTTGTAACATGCATTTGACAACACTTGCTGCCTTACAAAAAAAAAGTGTCATCGATACAAAACAAATGGTTGGTCTACTCTTCAATACAATTGGTGTGAGTGACGGAATTACCAATGGAAATGATGGGATGCGTTTTTCCCTTCCTTCAAGAGAAATCATAGCAGATTCAATCGAAACAATTTCTGGAGCTCATTTTTATGATGGGATCATATTCACTGCTGGTTGTGATAAAAATATGCCAGGTGCTATCATGGCGATGGCTCGTCTCAATCGTCCTGCCATTATGGTATACGGTGGAACCATCAATGGTGGTCATTTTAAAGGTGAAAAATTAAATATTGTATCTGCTTTTGAAGCTTACGGTAAAAAAATTAACGGGAAAATTTCCGAAGAAGATTTTAAAGAAGTCATCAAAAATTCCTGCCCAGGCCCTGGAGCTTGTGGAGGGATGTACACTGCTAACACTATGGCAACAGCCATTGAAGTGATGGGAATGAGTTTACCATACAGTTCTTCTTCTCCTGCAAGAAGTGAAGAAAAAAAGAAAGAATGCCAAGAGATTGGAAAGTATATGTACAATCTTTTAGAAAAAGACATCAAACCTTCTGATATCATCACTCCAAAATCCATTCTTAATGCATTACGTGTCATCACAATCCTCGGTGGTTCTACAAATGCTGCACTCCATATGATTGCCATCGCACGTACGATGGGAATCAATTTGGACCTCGACCAAATCCAAAAGGTAACAGATACAACACCACTGCTTGCTGACATGAAACCAAGTGGAAAGTATTTGATGGAAGATCTGTTTGCGATTGGTGGGACGCCTGCCATCATGAAATTTATGCTGAAAGAAGGTATGTTAGATGGTTCTTGTATGACCGTCACAGGAAAAACCATTGCAGAAAATTTGGAATCACTTCCAGACCTTCCAAAAGACCAAGACTTACTCAGACCAGTCAGTAACCCAATTAAAAAAGAAGGCCACATACAAGTGTTATACGGTAACATTGCCAAAAAAGGTGCAGTTGCAAAAATCACTGGCCATGAAGGGGAAATGTTTGAAGGGAAAGCCATCTGTTTTGATTCTGAAGTAGAAGCAAACGAAGGCATCCGAGATGGGAAAGTGAAACCTGGCCATGTCGTTGTGATTCGTTATGTGGGTCCTAAAGGGGGACCAGGGATGCCTGAGATGTTAAAACCAACCTCTGCCATCATCGGAGCTGGTCTTGGTGATAATGTAGCCCTCATCACTGATGGGAGGTTTTCTGGAGGAAGCCATGGATTTGTGGTGGGTCATATCACTCCAGAAGCGATGGAAGGCGGCGAAATTGCATTGGTTGAAAACGGTGATGTTATCTCCATTGATGCACGAACAAACAAATTAGATGTAAAAGTAAGTGCGGAAGAACTAGAAAAACGCCGAGCCAAATGGAAAAAACCACCTTACAGGGTGACCAGTGGTTATTTGTGGAAGTACATCCAAATGGTGAAGGATGCAAGTACTGGTTGTTTGACGGACCGGTAA
- a CDS encoding pirin family protein, whose amino-acid sequence MKHKSILYAQKLDFQWPTSDPFLFCVHHEDFYPNGNGKFGPKASLQGRQIGQDFVGKDGWRMYHGETIPGFPGHPHRGFETVTVVQRGLVDHADSQGAAGRYGDGDVQWMTAGAGIQHSEMFPLINESEENTLELFQIWLNLPAKDKFVDPHFKMFWNEDIPIKILSDSNHKKVKIKTVAGSLFGDKALDPPPNSWAADKTNEVGIYILDLDPEVQFVIPATSKENNRNVYYFRGEGLVVDGTQVPGKHMYNLKADETIEIRNGSEAGRILILEGKPIAEPVVQYGPFVMNKQEEIQQAFDDYRKTQFGGWPWDSYDPVHVGKGRFAKHANGKEEAPTNSK is encoded by the coding sequence ATGAAACACAAATCCATACTATATGCTCAAAAACTAGACTTCCAATGGCCAACTTCTGACCCATTTTTGTTCTGCGTACACCACGAAGATTTTTATCCCAACGGCAATGGAAAATTTGGACCCAAAGCATCTTTACAGGGAAGACAAATTGGACAGGACTTTGTTGGAAAAGATGGATGGAGGATGTATCATGGTGAGACCATTCCTGGTTTTCCAGGCCACCCACATAGAGGATTCGAAACCGTAACAGTTGTTCAGCGAGGATTGGTTGACCATGCCGATTCACAAGGAGCTGCTGGCCGATATGGTGACGGAGATGTACAGTGGATGACGGCAGGTGCGGGTATCCAACATTCTGAAATGTTTCCACTTATCAATGAATCAGAAGAAAACACTCTTGAACTTTTCCAAATCTGGCTCAATTTACCCGCCAAAGATAAGTTTGTTGACCCACATTTTAAAATGTTTTGGAACGAAGATATTCCAATCAAAATTTTATCTGATTCAAATCATAAGAAGGTCAAAATTAAAACGGTCGCAGGTTCTTTATTTGGTGACAAAGCATTGGATCCACCTCCCAATTCATGGGCAGCAGATAAGACAAACGAAGTAGGAATTTACATTTTGGATCTGGACCCAGAAGTTCAATTTGTGATACCAGCAACTTCAAAAGAAAACAACCGAAATGTATATTATTTCCGTGGTGAAGGACTCGTTGTCGATGGAACCCAAGTCCCTGGCAAACATATGTACAACCTAAAAGCAGATGAGACTATCGAAATTCGAAATGGTTCGGAAGCAGGTAGGATTCTGATCTTAGAAGGTAAACCAATTGCAGAACCTGTTGTCCAATACGGACCATTTGTAATGAACAAACAAGAGGAAATCCAACAAGCGTTTGATGATTACCGTAAGACTCAGTTTGGTGGTTGGCCTTGGGACTCATATGATCCCGTCCATGTTGGCAAAGGAAGATTTGCCAAACACGCAAACGGGAAAGAAGAAGCACCCACAAATTCAAAATAG
- a CDS encoding PAS domain-containing sensor histidine kinase, with translation MPTSQKSYEVLLAEIQKLEKENQTLKQSQINQNHHQTKISDLLHFTQFSIDTISDSILWLDEHGKYVFVNNAACINFGYSKEEFLSMTMFQVDPLFTKEIWDAHWLDILKRKSFTLETINKRKDGTSIPIEVTVNLVEYDGKKYNCAIARDITEHKLSESKLKQAALRLSELNATKDKFFSIIAHDLKGPLGSHREFTKSLSEKITILSNEDRFLNLQILNESSEKLYSLMENLLHWASTQNGMITFQPVMISLYELVHKTIDLLSLSIHKKNLSLKNLIPKSFQLIADSFMIETIFRNLISNAIKYSNHNQTIEIGCNPSHSKNDTNSKNHCFYVKDEGIGMTKDQINSLFRLDRKVSTPGTAQEVGTGLGLILSKDFIEQHGGKIWVESVLQEGTTFHFDLGQHTI, from the coding sequence ATGCCTACTTCGCAAAAATCCTACGAAGTCCTCCTCGCTGAGATCCAAAAATTAGAAAAGGAGAATCAAACTCTAAAACAGTCTCAGATCAACCAAAACCACCACCAAACAAAGATTAGCGATTTACTTCATTTTACACAATTTTCTATCGATACCATATCTGATTCCATCCTATGGTTGGATGAACATGGTAAGTATGTATTTGTAAACAACGCTGCTTGTATCAATTTCGGATATTCGAAAGAGGAATTTCTTTCAATGACAATGTTTCAAGTGGATCCTCTTTTTACGAAAGAAATTTGGGATGCACATTGGTTAGATATTTTAAAGAGAAAATCTTTTACACTAGAAACTATCAACAAAAGAAAAGATGGAACATCAATTCCCATTGAAGTGACTGTCAATTTAGTTGAATACGATGGCAAAAAATACAATTGTGCAATCGCTCGCGATATCACCGAACACAAATTAAGTGAATCTAAATTAAAACAAGCAGCACTTAGGTTGAGTGAATTAAATGCAACCAAAGACAAATTTTTTTCAATTATTGCTCATGATTTGAAAGGTCCTCTAGGGTCACATAGAGAGTTTACCAAAAGTTTATCAGAAAAAATTACTATTCTTTCCAACGAAGATAGATTTCTTAACTTACAAATTTTAAATGAATCATCAGAAAAACTCTATTCACTTATGGAAAATTTACTCCATTGGGCAAGCACACAAAATGGAATGATCACGTTCCAACCTGTAATGATTTCTTTATACGAATTGGTTCACAAAACGATTGATCTATTATCATTATCAATTCATAAAAAAAACTTATCACTCAAGAATCTAATACCAAAATCTTTTCAATTGATAGCTGATTCTTTTATGATCGAAACAATTTTTCGTAATTTGATTTCAAATGCTATCAAATATAGCAATCACAACCAAACAATTGAAATTGGATGTAATCCTTCTCATTCAAAGAATGATACTAATTCTAAAAACCATTGTTTTTACGTAAAAGATGAAGGGATAGGAATGACGAAGGATCAAATCAATTCTTTGTTTCGCTTAGACCGAAAAGTTTCAACACCTGGCACAGCCCAAGAAGTAGGCACTGGGCTTGGTCTCATCTTAAGTAAAGATTTTATAGAACAACATGGTGGTAAAATTTGGGTCGAAAGTGTGTTACAAGAAGGGACAACGTTTCACTTTGATTTAGGACAACACACAATCTAG
- a CDS encoding 7TM diverse intracellular signaling domain-containing protein: protein MKIQSLFLQCLVFMFCSELSANEIIVSLDQMQEKPIHLAKYMYVLEDTNHQIEFQDLKVNVFKFPFHQNPNAKEAFNFSYSKSTYWLKVKIVNPYDHEFVSSLVVSYPRLKTLDLYFETNEGVKFIPSGYAVASMDRPYPSRNFVFPIAFPKNTTSTIFLKVNSPNAINLPIQLWKQKTYDRHEIDDHVLQAIYFGMTLAMIVFNLFVFFILRDISYLLYVLVVLSSAIAIATHNGIASEYLWNNSPWLDQYAINLLISIVLILFLIFMRTLLHTKKVLPRLDRVNSLLILIQFFLPMIYILNFDMFIKWLVLSHTITSLWILIIGVICSIKRQRIAYFFLLAFAFLFLALIISTLRALGYIPTNVFTMEGPQYGSAAEMMLLAFALADRYNFIIKEKEIAENNVKINLEKSNLELEEKVKERTFKLNQTLSVLRRDLFVAKKIQENSISVDVKLLEQLNFVFKYLPVSEVGGDFFDITHLKDSRFRILVADATGHGVHAAMITMAIKGLYDPIKEFELTPSKVMEIFNEEFMDNFVSLNSLLTAIIIDIHFEEKTIQFASAGHPSAVLIQNGKLKLLAKTGRMIGLKKQTHYENIELKFDSGNRLFIFTDGVFEAFNQNDEEFGEEKLHELFLNTTHLSLSEVEEELLKSLQNFQNGQDRQDDLTILGFDL from the coding sequence ATGAAAATCCAAAGCCTCTTCCTACAATGTTTGGTATTTATGTTCTGCTCTGAACTGTCTGCAAACGAAATCATTGTCAGTCTAGACCAAATGCAAGAAAAACCAATTCATCTAGCAAAGTATATGTATGTATTGGAGGATACGAATCATCAAATTGAATTCCAAGATTTGAAGGTAAATGTTTTCAAATTTCCTTTTCATCAGAATCCAAATGCGAAAGAAGCCTTCAACTTTTCATATTCTAAATCAACTTATTGGCTTAAGGTAAAGATTGTAAATCCATATGATCACGAGTTTGTATCTAGTTTGGTTGTAAGTTATCCAAGACTAAAGACACTGGATTTGTATTTTGAAACGAATGAAGGAGTGAAATTCATTCCTTCTGGGTATGCGGTGGCATCAATGGATCGACCCTATCCTTCTAGGAATTTTGTTTTTCCTATTGCATTTCCAAAAAATACAACTTCGACGATTTTCTTAAAAGTAAATTCTCCAAATGCAATAAACTTACCAATTCAACTTTGGAAACAAAAAACCTATGACCGTCATGAAATTGATGATCATGTTTTGCAGGCGATTTATTTTGGAATGACACTTGCGATGATCGTGTTTAACCTTTTTGTATTTTTTATTTTAAGAGATATTAGTTATTTATTGTATGTATTGGTTGTATTGAGTTCTGCGATTGCGATTGCAACTCATAATGGAATTGCCTCCGAGTATTTATGGAACAACTCACCTTGGTTAGACCAATATGCGATCAATTTATTGATTTCAATTGTATTGATTTTATTCCTAATTTTTATGCGAACATTACTCCATACTAAAAAAGTTTTGCCGCGACTTGATCGAGTGAATTCATTATTAATTTTAATCCAGTTTTTTCTCCCTATGATTTACATTTTAAACTTTGATATGTTTATAAAATGGTTAGTATTAAGTCATACAATTACATCTTTATGGATTCTTATCATCGGTGTAATTTGTTCAATTAAAAGACAACGAATTGCCTATTTTTTCCTTTTAGCCTTTGCTTTTTTATTCCTTGCACTCATCATTTCCACATTAAGAGCATTAGGTTATATTCCTACAAATGTATTTACAATGGAAGGTCCACAATATGGATCAGCTGCTGAAATGATGTTACTTGCATTTGCGTTGGCTGATCGTTACAATTTTATCATTAAAGAAAAAGAAATCGCTGAAAACAATGTCAAAATCAATTTAGAAAAATCTAATTTAGAATTGGAGGAAAAAGTAAAAGAAAGAACATTTAAACTAAACCAAACACTCAGTGTATTAAGAAGAGATCTATTTGTTGCAAAAAAAATTCAGGAAAATTCTATTTCTGTTGATGTAAAACTATTAGAACAACTGAATTTTGTTTTCAAATACCTTCCAGTTTCAGAAGTAGGTGGTGATTTTTTTGACATCACTCATCTTAAAGATTCACGATTTAGAATATTGGTAGCAGATGCAACAGGCCATGGAGTACATGCTGCTATGATTACAATGGCGATCAAAGGGTTGTATGATCCAATTAAAGAATTTGAACTCACTCCAAGTAAAGTAATGGAAATTTTTAATGAAGAATTTATGGATAATTTTGTTTCATTAAACAGCTTACTGACTGCCATCATCATCGATATCCACTTTGAGGAAAAAACAATTCAATTTGCTTCTGCTGGTCATCCTTCTGCCGTATTAATACAAAATGGAAAATTGAAACTATTAGCAAAAACAGGAAGGATGATTGGACTCAAAAAACAAACCCATTATGAAAACATAGAGCTCAAATTTGATTCAGGAAATCGATTGTTTATTTTTACAGACGGTGTCTTCGAAGCTTTTAATCAAAATGATGAGGAATTTGGAGAAGAGAAACTACATGAACTTTTTTTGAACACCACTCATTTGTCTTTGTCTGAGGTGGAAGAAGAACTATTGAAATCTCTCCAAAATTTTCAAAATGGTCAGGACAGACAGGATGATTTAACAATTTTGGGTTTTGATTTGTAG
- a CDS encoding alkene reductase — translation MSLLFEKAKLGNLELKNHVVMAPMTRSRSIGNVPGEIVATYYEQRSEAGLIITEGTSPSPNGLGYARIPGIFSKEQTEAWKVVTDKVHKKGSKIFVQLMHTGRIGHEFNLPKSAKVLGPSAIMAKGKMWTDSNGMVDHPTPKEMSKEEIQSTIQEFVLASKNAITAGFDGVELHAANGYLLEQFLHPSSNQRTDEYGGSIENRIRFILEVTKAVSDAIGKEKTGIRLSPYGAFNDLFPFEETHDEYSLLAQKLNELGIVYIHLVDHSSMGAPTVEPKTVSAIRKNFKHTLILSGGYDSQRAESDLSSGNANLVAFGKPFLANPDLVTKFQKNLPLAKFDETTLYTPGEKGYTDYPLVS, via the coding sequence ATGAGTTTGTTGTTTGAAAAAGCAAAATTAGGAAATTTGGAATTAAAAAATCATGTTGTAATGGCACCGATGACCAGATCGAGATCAATTGGAAATGTTCCCGGTGAAATCGTAGCTACATACTACGAACAAAGATCGGAAGCAGGACTTATCATTACAGAGGGAACCTCACCATCTCCGAATGGTTTAGGTTATGCGAGAATCCCTGGAATTTTTTCAAAAGAACAAACAGAAGCTTGGAAAGTTGTTACTGATAAAGTTCATAAAAAAGGAAGCAAAATTTTTGTTCAGCTGATGCATACTGGTAGGATCGGCCATGAATTCAATTTGCCAAAATCAGCAAAAGTTCTTGGACCTTCTGCCATCATGGCAAAAGGCAAAATGTGGACTGATAGTAATGGTATGGTGGATCATCCAACACCAAAAGAGATGTCTAAAGAGGAAATTCAATCTACGATTCAAGAATTTGTTTTAGCATCTAAGAATGCGATCACTGCAGGATTTGATGGAGTTGAATTACATGCAGCAAACGGATATTTGTTAGAACAATTTTTACATCCTTCTTCCAATCAAAGGACTGATGAATATGGTGGTTCAATTGAAAATCGTATTCGATTCATTCTTGAAGTGACCAAAGCAGTTTCAGATGCCATAGGAAAAGAAAAAACTGGAATCAGATTATCTCCTTATGGAGCATTTAACGATTTATTTCCTTTTGAGGAAACGCATGATGAATATTCTTTATTGGCACAAAAGTTAAATGAACTTGGTATTGTTTATATTCATTTAGTGGATCACTCTTCAATGGGGGCACCAACTGTAGAACCAAAAACTGTTTCAGCAATCAGAAAAAATTTTAAACACACTCTTATACTAAGTGGAGGGTATGATTCACAACGTGCTGAATCAGATCTATCATCAGGTAACGCGAATTTGGTGGCATTCGGAAAACCATTCCTAGCAAACCCAGATCTAGTGACTAAATTCCAAAAGAATTTGCCTCTTGCAAAATTTGATGAAACAACTTTGTATACTCCTGGAGAAAAAGGTTACACCGATTATCCACTTGTTTCCTAA
- a CDS encoding beta-class carbonic anhydrase — MSNTLIQQETSKVHKEVIGANEKYASEFGKKGELALPPARSFTILTCMDARLDPAKYAGLAEGDAHVIRNAGGRASDDAIRSLVISYKLLGTKEFFVIHHSDCGMELFTDAIIHNLLSKSLKTATIDANGWRNVEESGGSDEAKYIPFLTFDHLEQSVIDDVKRIRNHPLIPKDIPIYGYHYDVKTGKLIEVKEATKIGRAS, encoded by the coding sequence ATGTCAAACACACTCATCCAACAAGAAACAAGCAAAGTACACAAAGAAGTCATCGGTGCGAATGAAAAGTATGCATCTGAATTTGGGAAAAAAGGCGAGTTAGCACTCCCTCCTGCGAGGAGTTTTACCATCCTTACTTGTATGGATGCAAGACTGGATCCTGCCAAATATGCAGGCCTTGCAGAAGGAGATGCCCATGTGATCCGTAACGCCGGTGGTCGAGCGAGTGATGATGCCATTCGTTCCTTGGTGATATCGTATAAGTTATTAGGTACCAAAGAATTTTTTGTCATTCATCATTCAGATTGTGGGATGGAGTTATTCACCGATGCAATCATTCATAATCTCCTTTCGAAAAGTCTAAAAACAGCAACGATTGATGCAAATGGTTGGCGAAACGTAGAAGAATCAGGAGGCTCAGACGAAGCAAAATACATTCCGTTTCTAACCTTTGATCATTTGGAACAAAGTGTCATCGATGATGTCAAAAGAATCCGAAACCATCCTTTGATTCCAAAAGACATCCCTATCTATGGATATCATTATGATGTCAAAACTGGAAAATTGATAGAAGTCAAAGAAGCTACGAAGATCGGTAGGGCTTCCTAA